Within Salvia splendens isolate huo1 chromosome 21, SspV2, whole genome shotgun sequence, the genomic segment ATaggctcaaaattggctccaaagggaaaaatttgagagggtcgaaaatttgggaataaaagtagctaagaaaagttggcctaacatcctcctaaatcaacttaaacactacgTAAACTAAGgtagactaggagcaagttctagaaacatgtacatgcatgcagataaatcacacaagaaagatttAAAGCTCAAATCTCACAcagtataagcatgattcaagcagaacaagcaattcactaattatgcaccttttcaccaaaccatcaaatcaaaacgtcaagtcatacttaatcaaagatgaaaagaacttcatatcattggcaactcggtctaatgtgcccctaagcatgcgtgtttctaagttcttcaagcTATGTTCATGAGATGGATTCACCATCGGGTTTTGaaacaaaaacttaaactaaaaacGTACGAcaaaaacctaaactcacggtccaccacttcacccccccaaacttattttcaacaaagtgtaaaataagtttgtagagtcggtagggtcgtgagtaaactactaaaaagaaaacaaaccTTGAAATTTTTCGCATAGTGGCTGGACGGGgcgaaaattcaaaaaattcgaaaaatcgCGCTGGAAACTGCAATTGGGCGGCGGTCGCTAGGTGCACTCCAGCGGTTGCTGGCGATGGTCAGAATGTTTCCAGAGAGtgcccagcgggccgctgcgcGCGCTGCAACGGTCACTTGGAAGAGTCCAGAACATGCTAAAATTTTCAATTGACACAAAAacgaaattaaactaaaaagtACTCAAAAACTTAAGCAAAAATTGAAAGAAattgttgggttgcctcccaacaagcgctctTTTATAGTCATTAGCTTGACTTTACCCCGTTTTACTCCTTGGGTGGTTCTTCTAGTGCGACTTCCTCCTCCAACACCTTGTCTAAGCTATAGTATTTCTTCACACGGTGGCCATTGGCTTGAAACAACGTCCCATCCGGAGCTAGCAACTCAACCGTCCCGCTATCActgattttcttgatcatgtAAGGACcggtccatttggacttcaactTTCCGGGGAAAATAGAGAGTCTTGAATTGTGCAACAACACTACATCCCCCAAGGTGAGCTCTCGTGGGATAATTATTCTATCGTGATAGGCCTTCATTATTTCCTTGTAAACAGATGAGCTATCATATGCTTCCATTCGAAACTCGTCCATCTCATTGAGGAAGAGGCGCCTCTCCTAGCCGGCCTTTTGGAAGTTTGTATTCAATTTCTTTACCGCCCAAAAGGACCTATACTCCAACTGAAAaggaaaatgacataatttCTCAAAAACTAATTGATAAGGAGTGCCCAATCCTTTCTATTAGTGCTCACTATTTTCTGTAGAACAGACTTGATCTCCCTATTTGCATGCTCGGTCTGCCCATTGGCTTGGGGGTGGTAAGGGGAGGTGACTCTATGCTTGACTCCATACTTGTCCATTACGTTGTCTAGCCACCTATTGTTGAAGTGAGATCCTCCATCACTTATGAGAGCGCGGGGTATATCAAACCtgctaaaaatatttttccttaTAAAGGAAGTTACAACTTTAGAATCATTAGTTTTGGTAAGAATTGCTTCCACCCATCTAGACACATATTCAACTGCAAGTAAAATGTATTGGTACTCTCCTGATTTTGGGAATGGTCCCATAAAATCTATCCCCATTCATCAAACAATTCTACCTCAATGATGGTGTTCATAGGCATCTCCTTCTTTTTAGATATCCCCCCCGTGCGCTGGCATTCATTGCTTTGGAGCACAAAACTGGCGGAGTCACGGTAAATGGTTGGCCAATAGAACCCACTTCGTAGGATTTTGATGGCGGTCCTTTGCACACCAAAGTGTCCTCTAGTTGGTGACGAGTGACATCTTTCAACTATGGCTTCTCAATCTTCTTGCGACACACACCTCCTAAGTATAGTATCGGCACATCTCTTGAACAAGTAGGGCTAATCCCAAAAATAAGATCTAACATCTCTATAAAATTTCTTCCTTTGGTAAGGAGTAAGATCGGGATGGTATACCTTGGCTGCTAAATAGTTAACAATGTCGACATACCATTGGAAAGTGGCTTGAGTGAATAATAGATGCTCGTCAGGGAAGTCCTCATTGATTTATCGAGATAGATCTTCTCCCACCACTGGGTGACCCAACCGAGACAAGTGATCCGCTACTACATTCTCACATCCTTTTCTATATCTTATCTACACATCGAATTCTTGAAGC encodes:
- the LOC121784245 gene encoding uncharacterized protein LOC121784245, whose amino-acid sequence is MDEFRMEAYDSSSVYKEIMKAYHDRIIIPRELTLGDVVLLHNSRLSIFPGKLKSKWTGPYMIKKISDSGTVELLAPDGTLFQANGHRVKKYYSLDKVLEEEVALEEPPKE